One part of the Thiothrix nivea DSM 5205 genome encodes these proteins:
- a CDS encoding FKBP-type peptidyl-prolyl cis-trans isomerase: MKATLLLPLALALSTSIFMVACSDKAANTGTEPKTEASKMTELVKTDVTVGNGAEAQTGQIVSVHYTGWLYDENAPDKHGVKFDSSVDRGEPFQFPLGAGRVIQGWDQGVAGMKVGGKRTLIIPAELGYGARGAGGVIPPNATLMFDVELLGVQ; encoded by the coding sequence ATGAAAGCAACCCTGCTGCTCCCGCTGGCACTGGCTTTGTCCACCAGCATTTTCATGGTGGCCTGCTCTGACAAAGCGGCCAACACCGGCACTGAACCCAAAACCGAGGCAAGCAAAATGACAGAATTGGTAAAGACCGACGTAACCGTAGGCAATGGCGCGGAAGCGCAAACTGGCCAGATCGTTTCCGTGCATTACACCGGCTGGTTATACGACGAAAATGCACCCGACAAGCATGGCGTGAAATTTGACAGCTCCGTGGATCGCGGGGAGCCATTCCAGTTCCCATTGGGCGCTGGCCGCGTCATCCAGGGTTGGGATCAGGGCGTTGCAGGCATGAAAGTCGGCGGCAAACGCACCCTGATTATTCCAGCAGAACTGGGCTACGGCGCACGCGGTGCTGGCGGTGTGATCCCGCCCAATGCCACCTTGATGTTTGATGTTGAACTGCTGGGCGTACAGTAA
- a CDS encoding patatin-like phospholipase family protein: protein MDAQTHLKQRLNSPAPKKILALDGGGIRGVIAIEILAAIEQLFRDHHQNPRLVLADCFDFIAGTSTGAIIGAGLSMGLEVAEVRHFYLHHGRDMFERAHWFTRMTSLFGYKYNDIKLGQKLQDVFGKETTLGSDKIKTLLLIVMHNARTDSPWPVTNNPFAKYNDRGRMGDNSNLNLPLWQLVKASAAAPSYFPPEKLNIGKQEFIFIDGCITPYNNPAFQAYVMATLNAYRLCWPCGSEQLLITSVGTGNHSLNRPNLDVRDMHLLHHAASTPSHLMNAAQYQQDMLCRIFGECRAGPRLDSELEALTGVLGQGCTPEKLFSYVRYDFDISEEAFQLLGLSNYAPDDVKRLDAVEKMNILQAVGQHIAAQTVQPEHFAGFW from the coding sequence ATGGACGCGCAAACCCATCTCAAACAACGCCTCAACAGCCCCGCCCCCAAGAAAATCCTGGCGCTGGATGGTGGTGGTATCCGGGGTGTGATTGCCATTGAAATCCTGGCCGCGATTGAACAATTGTTCCGCGACCATCATCAAAATCCGCGCCTGGTGCTGGCCGACTGTTTTGATTTTATCGCCGGCACCAGCACTGGCGCCATTATTGGCGCAGGCTTATCGATGGGGCTGGAAGTTGCGGAGGTTCGACATTTTTACTTGCACCATGGCCGCGACATGTTCGAACGCGCCCACTGGTTTACCCGTATGACCTCCTTGTTTGGTTACAAATACAACGACATCAAACTGGGGCAAAAGCTGCAAGACGTTTTCGGTAAAGAAACAACCCTCGGTAGCGACAAAATCAAAACCCTGCTACTGATCGTCATGCACAACGCCAGGACTGATTCCCCTTGGCCAGTCACCAACAACCCCTTCGCCAAGTACAACGACCGGGGCCGCATGGGGGATAACAGCAACCTGAACCTGCCGCTGTGGCAACTGGTAAAAGCCAGCGCCGCTGCCCCTTCCTACTTTCCGCCGGAAAAACTCAACATAGGCAAGCAGGAATTCATTTTTATCGACGGCTGCATTACTCCTTACAATAACCCTGCCTTTCAGGCTTACGTGATGGCTACCCTCAATGCCTACCGGCTATGCTGGCCATGCGGCTCGGAACAATTGCTAATCACCTCGGTCGGCACCGGCAACCACAGCCTGAACCGGCCCAATCTGGATGTGCGTGACATGCACCTGTTGCATCATGCCGCCAGCACGCCATCACACCTGATGAATGCCGCCCAATACCAGCAGGACATGTTGTGCCGTATTTTCGGCGAGTGCCGCGCAGGCCCACGCCTCGACAGCGAACTGGAAGCCCTGACCGGCGTACTCGGCCAGGGCTGCACACCGGAAAAATTGTTTAGCTATGTCCGCTATGATTTTGACATCAGCGAGGAAGCCTTCCAGCTCCTGGGCCTATCCAACTACGCGCCAGATGATGTCAAACGCCTGGATGCCGTGGAAAAAATGAATATCCTGCAAGCCGTCGGCCAGCACATCGCCGCCCAGACAGTCCAACCGGAACATTTCGCCGGTTTCTGGTAA
- a CDS encoding response regulator: MHILILDDHPLFAEALKQVVQRLGGNTVIHAVETASRAMDYIEARNYDLIMVDLHLPGLDGFGFMRLLKSRFILAPVVVVSATQEVEDIRRALKQGAMGFIPKAADAKSILAGIHAVLQGQIYLPEEWRHALNEQQTGTDPKSQEALLAKLDISPRQFSILQQIEAGLSNKEIARKLFISESTVKTHVSNLMAALAVPNRTACIMEAQRLGLL, from the coding sequence ATGCATATTTTGATTCTGGATGATCACCCTTTGTTCGCGGAAGCGCTCAAGCAGGTGGTGCAACGGCTGGGTGGCAATACGGTCATCCATGCGGTGGAAACCGCCAGCCGCGCCATGGATTACATCGAGGCGCGCAATTACGACCTGATTATGGTGGATTTGCACCTGCCGGGGCTGGATGGCTTTGGCTTTATGCGCCTGCTGAAATCGCGTTTCATCCTCGCCCCGGTGGTGGTGGTGTCGGCGACCCAGGAGGTGGAAGACATCCGCCGGGCGCTGAAACAGGGCGCGATGGGTTTCATCCCCAAGGCGGCGGACGCCAAAAGCATCCTCGCGGGTATCCATGCGGTGTTGCAAGGGCAAATCTACCTGCCGGAGGAGTGGCGTCACGCCCTCAACGAACAGCAAACCGGCACAGATCCGAAAAGCCAGGAAGCGTTACTGGCGAAACTCGACATCAGCCCACGCCAGTTTTCCATCCTGCAACAGATTGAGGCCGGGCTTTCCAACAAGGAAATCGCCCGCAAGTTGTTCATCAGCGAATCCACCGTCAAGACGCACGTTTCCAACCTGATGGCAGCACTGGCGGTGCCGAACCGTACCGCCTGCATTATGGAGGCGCAGCGGCTGGGGTTGTTGTGA
- a CDS encoding DMT family protein yields MHPVVVSILLLLCSNVFMTFAWYAHLKDLNHKPWLIAALVSWGIALFEYLLQVPANRIGFTVLSVGQLKIMQEVITLTVFVPFALFYLKEPLKWDYLWAGLCILGAVYFIFRDKLG; encoded by the coding sequence ATGCATCCTGTTGTCGTCAGTATCCTGCTATTGTTGTGCAGCAACGTCTTCATGACCTTTGCCTGGTATGCGCACCTCAAGGATCTCAACCACAAACCGTGGCTGATCGCGGCGCTGGTGAGCTGGGGAATTGCGCTGTTTGAATACCTGCTGCAAGTGCCTGCCAACCGCATTGGGTTCACCGTCCTGAGCGTCGGGCAGCTCAAGATCATGCAGGAAGTGATTACCCTGACCGTTTTCGTACCCTTTGCACTGTTTTACCTCAAGGAGCCGCTGAAGTGGGATTATTTGTGGGCGGGTTTGTGTATCCTCGGGGCGGTGTATTTCATTTTTCGCGACAAATTGGGGTAA
- a CDS encoding IS30 family transposase has translation MRSQSTVSRELTHNRGQLGYRHKQAHAKAQQRHADKPKAVRLTPELAGSISTLLEQQWSPEQISGRLKEEGKTAVCPETIYQQVLKDKRAGGKLYLNLRRHAKKYRQRYGSRTGSVQGIPNRVDIDERPEVANQRERLGDWEADTMTGKGHKGALVTLDERKSKLRLAFPVANKTAEAVTGSIITLLSGFKEWVHTLTFDNGKEFAKHEQVAQAIECKTYFAKPYHSWGRGQNENANGLLRQYFPKAMGLVDVTTRQVLEAVHKPNNRPRKCLGFKTPYEVFRELSGMDAEKLVGYALIT, from the coding sequence GTGCGCAGCCAATCGACGGTCAGCCGTGAACTGACCCACAACCGGGGGCAACTCGGCTACCGGCACAAGCAAGCGCACGCCAAAGCGCAGCAACGCCACGCGGACAAACCCAAAGCGGTCAGGTTGACCCCGGAACTGGCGGGCAGTATCAGTACGCTACTGGAACAGCAATGGAGCCCCGAACAGATCAGCGGCAGGCTGAAAGAAGAAGGCAAGACGGCTGTCTGCCCTGAAACCATCTACCAGCAGGTGCTGAAGGATAAACGTGCGGGTGGCAAGCTGTACCTGAACCTGCGTCGCCATGCGAAGAAATACCGCCAGCGTTATGGTAGCCGTACTGGCAGTGTCCAAGGCATCCCCAACCGGGTAGACATTGACGAACGCCCGGAGGTGGCCAACCAACGTGAACGGCTAGGCGACTGGGAAGCGGACACCATGACCGGCAAGGGACACAAAGGTGCATTGGTGACGCTGGACGAACGCAAATCCAAGCTACGTCTGGCATTTCCCGTGGCGAACAAGACGGCTGAAGCCGTGACGGGCAGCATTATCACCTTGCTGTCCGGCTTCAAGGAGTGGGTACACACGCTCACCTTCGATAACGGCAAAGAGTTTGCCAAACATGAGCAAGTTGCCCAAGCTATTGAGTGCAAAACGTATTTCGCCAAGCCCTACCATTCGTGGGGGCGCGGGCAAAATGAGAATGCCAATGGGCTGTTACGCCAATACTTCCCTAAAGCAATGGGATTGGTGGACGTGACGACTCGACAGGTGTTGGAGGCTGTACATAAACCCAACAACAGACCACGGAAGTGTCTGGGCTTCAAGACACCTTACGAGGTGTTCCGTGAACTATCCGGCATGGATGCTGAAAAGTTGGTGGGTTATGCACTTATTACTTGA
- a CDS encoding Fic family protein: MPYQPPFTITNDILTLVADISERVGQLKHWYDKEIDLRLRRINRIRSVAGSLAIEGNTLTEEQITALLDGKLVIAPPREIQEAKNALDTYEQMPKWNPRQESDLLVAHKTMMLGLIDSAGMYRSGGVGVFAGKQVLHMAPPANQLHRLMADLFQWLQTTDTHPLVASSVFHFEFEFIHPFADGNGRMGRLWQTLILSKWHPLFANLPVESLVHKNQAAYYQALQDSTHQTDCAPFISFMLGMIRDALRSFEEKTPVETQVKTRVKVPEQILELLQQQPTLTLAEVAGKLGKSVSAIERAAAKLRKEGRLRRVGPIKGGHWEVVQN, translated from the coding sequence ATGCCATACCAACCGCCCTTTACCATTACCAACGACATCCTCACCCTCGTGGCGGACATCAGCGAACGGGTGGGGCAGTTGAAACATTGGTACGACAAGGAAATTGATTTACGCCTACGCCGCATCAACCGTATCCGCTCGGTAGCAGGCTCACTGGCGATTGAAGGCAACACGCTTACCGAGGAACAGATTACTGCCCTGCTCGATGGCAAACTGGTTATCGCCCCACCCCGCGAAATTCAGGAAGCCAAAAACGCGCTGGACACCTACGAACAAATGCCAAAGTGGAACCCTCGACAGGAATCCGACCTGTTGGTTGCACACAAAACCATGATGCTGGGGCTGATCGACAGCGCAGGCATGTACCGTAGCGGTGGTGTCGGCGTATTTGCGGGCAAACAGGTTCTACACATGGCTCCGCCCGCCAACCAGCTACACCGCCTGATGGCTGACCTGTTCCAATGGTTGCAAACAACCGATACACATCCCCTCGTTGCCAGTTCCGTATTTCACTTCGAGTTTGAATTCATCCATCCCTTTGCTGATGGTAACGGACGCATGGGGCGCTTATGGCAGACGTTGATCCTGTCCAAATGGCACCCACTGTTTGCCAACCTGCCGGTAGAAAGTCTGGTTCATAAAAATCAGGCAGCTTACTATCAGGCACTTCAGGACAGCACCCACCAAACAGATTGCGCACCTTTCATCAGCTTCATGCTCGGTATGATCCGGGATGCCTTACGCAGTTTTGAAGAAAAAACGCCGGTAGAAACGCAGGTTAAAACGCGGGTTAAAGTTCCGGAGCAGATACTGGAACTCCTCCAGCAACAACCCACCCTCACCTTGGCCGAAGTTGCAGGCAAACTTGGAAAATCCGTCAGTGCAATTGAACGCGCCGCCGCCAAACTGCGCAAGGAAGGCAGGCTAAGACGGGTTGGCCCGATCAAAGGCGGGCATTGGGAGGTTGTCCAGAATTGA
- a CDS encoding metallophosphatase domain-containing protein translates to MKLTFISDTHSLHDRMPPLGSGDVLVHCGDFTGRGDLNDTQDFARFMAVQDFTHKIVIAGNHDWCFENELRDEAEACLRDHGLIYLNDSGVEIDGMKFWGSPVQPEFCDWAFNRKRGEDIRYHWDKIPNGIDVLITHGPARGILDRCENGYPAGCDDLLDVVQRIKPRILACGHIHEAYGVLEVDGTIFINACILDERYRVRNPPVEVEL, encoded by the coding sequence TTGAAACTGACCTTCATCTCCGACACCCATTCCCTGCACGACCGGATGCCACCCCTCGGTTCCGGTGACGTGCTGGTGCATTGCGGCGATTTCACCGGGCGCGGCGACCTCAACGATACGCAGGACTTCGCCCGCTTCATGGCTGTGCAGGATTTCACCCACAAAATCGTGATTGCCGGAAACCACGACTGGTGTTTTGAGAATGAACTTCGGGATGAAGCGGAAGCTTGCTTACGAGATCACGGCCTCATCTACCTCAACGATTCCGGGGTGGAGATTGATGGCATGAAATTCTGGGGTTCACCCGTCCAGCCGGAATTCTGCGACTGGGCATTCAACCGCAAGCGTGGCGAAGACATCCGCTACCACTGGGACAAAATCCCCAACGGCATCGACGTACTGATTACCCACGGCCCCGCACGCGGCATTCTCGACCGCTGCGAGAATGGCTATCCTGCCGGTTGTGATGACCTGCTGGATGTTGTGCAGCGAATCAAGCCCAGAATTCTGGCCTGCGGACATATCCATGAAGCGTATGGTGTGCTGGAAGTCGATGGCACGATTTTCATCAATGCCTGCATTCTGGACGAACGCTACCGGGTGCGGAATCCGCCGGTTGAGGTGGAACTATAA